In Halictus rubicundus isolate RS-2024b chromosome 5, iyHalRubi1_principal, whole genome shotgun sequence, one genomic interval encodes:
- the LOC143354662 gene encoding uncharacterized protein LOC143354662 — MHRPLQIIRVALFAVAIRAALEAHAAPDRLSTQTDTRLPLSCKSIARDVIMNSCKGPRAKRSAQKMDLQHMEKLAEIDASELPTEEIGVSQQKRQWGMGPYSGMGQYPGMMPYPSMGSDMVNNYHSTDIETPFFDIQDNEGSQMYQEQVGGGGFMPMPYGPMGMFPMRRSVDISDKLLGYELSPEELEELHEEIGERMPRNSKDVNKRIFMKVAAKCCPNAKLCYENPSLIPCMGY, encoded by the exons ATGCATCGTCCGCTGCAAATCATCCGCGTCGCGCTTTTCGCCGTCGCGATCCGCGCCGCGCTCGAGGCGCACGCCGCCCCGGACCGATTGTCCACGCAAACGGACACCAGGCTACCCTTGTCGTGCAAAAGCATCGCCAGGGACGTGATCATGAACAGCTGCAAGGGACCGAGGGCCAAGAGATCCGCCCAGAAGATGGACCTTCAGCACATGGAGAAACTAGCCGAGATCG ATGCGTCAGAATTGCCAACGGAAGAGATAGGAGTGTCACAGCAGAAACGGCAATGGGGTATGGGACCATACTCCGGCATGGGACAATATCCTGGCATGATGCCATATCCTAGCATGGGAAGCGATATGGTGAACAATTATCACAGCACAGATATTGAGACTCCATTCTTCGATATTCAAGATAATGAAGGAAGCCAAATGTACCAGGAACAAGTTGGAGGTGGTGGCTTCATGCCGATGCCTTATGGGCCCATGGGAATGTTCCCCATGAGAAGATCTGTT GACATTTCCGACAAACTTCTGGGTTACGAGCTGTCTCCGGAGGAGCTCGAAGAGCTCCACGAAGAGATCGGCGAACGAATGCCCAGGAATTCGAAAGACGTGAACAAGAGGATCTTCATGAAAGTGGCCGCGAAATGTTGTCCGAACGCGAAACTATGTTACGAAAATCCAAGTCTGATACCTTGCATGGGATATTGA